From one Nymphalis io chromosome 19, ilAglIoxx1.1, whole genome shotgun sequence genomic stretch:
- the LOC126775981 gene encoding protein phosphatase 1 regulatory subunit 21, protein MEGLPSGDIQAKYQKLAAEYSKLRVHVKVLKKGVLDEQAKSNELREVLKDKEKSLRKGELEIDSLTFRNQQLTRRVSVLQDELDLLQNKLTKKSKSKGDEKQATTSQASPLDSGLLQEELQKKIIENAQYASQLSDKTFEVSQLQASIDDYQKHISESESKYRCEIAKLKNKNQELQFALEEAQKDRLGVTTKPQTSSQAASCNGDFLSEGGSLVGSEDALSSVDDLNINEQLSTKAHTLEQENQKLRMEYELLEMENESLKLEISKHVSAAQKRRGETHDSGDFNSFSETSVDAGGVVSGLLGALACPLLLARELQAREERVATHFRRRLAAAAARAELLQGKTDHYLQECEMLRLRFDVMEREKEENAHTLQEKHNTISRLEEELQSTSRNYEQQLGVLTEHVAALNEHIARQHDRLQQLQRSRERRK, encoded by the exons ATGGAGGGGCTGCCTTCTGGTGATATTCAGGCCAAATATCAAAAATTAGCTGCAGAGTATTCTAAG TTGAGAGTTCACGTGAAAGTATTAAAGAAGGGTGTCCTAGACGAACAAGCAAAGTCAAATGAATTACGGGAAGTCTTAAAAGATAAAGAGAAGTCGCTAAGGAAAGGAGAATTAGAGATAGATTCATTAACGTTTAGGAACCAGCAGTTGACGCGGCGCGTTTCCGTCCTTCAAGATGAACTTGATCTTCTTCag aataagttaACAAAGAAATCTAAAAGTAAAGGAGACGAGAAGCAGGCAACAACAAGCCAAGCATCCCCACTCGACTCAGGCCTCCTGCAAGAAGAGCTTCAGAAAAAGATAATTGAAAATGCTCAGTATGCATCACAG CTTTCAGATAAGACTTTTGAAGTATCTCAACTCCAAGCTTCAATCGATGACTACCAGAAGCACATTAGTGAGAGTGAAAGCAAGTATAGATGTGAGATTgctaaattaaagaataaaaatcagGAACTCCAGTTCGCATTGGAAGAGGCTCAAAAGGACCGGCTAGGTGTAACAACCAAGCCACAAACCAGCAGCCAAGCGGCAAGTTGTAATGGAGATTTTCTGTCGGAAGGTGGAAGCTTG GTGGGCAGTGAAGATGCCCTTAGTTCTGTAGATGATTTGAATATTAACGAGCAACTTAGTACAAAAGCTCATACTTTAGAACag GAAAATCAAAAACTTCGTATGGAATACGAGTTGCTCGAAATGGAGAATGAAAGCCTTAAACTAGAGATAAGTAAACACGTATCCGCCGCCCAGAAGAGGAGAGGGGAGACGCACGACTCGGGTGACTTTAATAGCTTCAGTGAGACCTCTGTCG ACGCGGGCGGCGTGGTGTCGGGGCTGCTGGGCGCGCTGGCGTGTCCGCTGCTGCTGGCGCGCGAGCTGCAGGCGCGCGAGGAGCGCGTGGCGACGCACTTCCGGCGCCGcctcgccgccgccgccgcgcgcgccgagCTGCTGCAGGGGAAGACCGACCACTACCTGCAGGAG tgcgAAATGCTTCGATTACGGTTCGATGTAATGGAGCGTGAAAAGGAAGAAAATGCGCATACCTTACAAGAGAAACACAACACGATCAGCAGGCTG GAAGAGGAGCTTCAGTCGACGTCTCGCAACTACGAGCAGCAGCTGGGCGTGCTCACCGAGCACGTGGCCGCGCTCAACGAGCACATCGCGCGCCAGCACGACCGCCTGCAGCAGCTGCAGCGCTCCAGGGAGCGACGCAAGTAG